A window of the Candidatus Aegiribacteria sp. genome harbors these coding sequences:
- a CDS encoding ABC transporter substrate-binding protein, translated as MKTAVLFTVSAIFVCCCSNVNNGKPDDTRFVVLGPSLVELMYVSGLGDRVIGVDRYSDWPEQVGRLPQVGGYIDPSLEKIVSLNPTSIHISGSSAVLRELAASMGIPCYSYRFDTLEDVFNSLDSLDARYGAEAADFREELSFKLDSLKAVMENTAHVSVMIVIYHEMGSSSMTVAGKCTYFADILGSVNCDISAPETGSWPMISAEGVIDLSPDHIVCLYPGRTDTADIAASEDSFFAGLGFEPDQIHCVFESYIMIPGGRIGRTAERICSCLL; from the coding sequence ATGAAAACCGCAGTACTATTTACAGTATCGGCAATATTTGTTTGTTGCTGTTCAAATGTAAACAATGGCAAACCTGATGATACAAGATTTGTCGTACTTGGCCCTTCCCTTGTGGAGCTGATGTATGTTTCCGGTCTGGGCGACAGAGTAATTGGTGTAGACCGTTACTCGGATTGGCCGGAACAGGTTGGAAGACTGCCGCAGGTTGGCGGATATATTGATCCATCACTTGAGAAGATAGTTTCATTGAACCCTACATCAATTCATATTTCCGGCTCCAGCGCAGTACTCAGGGAGCTTGCTGCATCGATGGGGATTCCCTGTTACTCCTACCGATTCGATACACTGGAAGATGTTTTCAATTCTCTTGATTCTCTTGATGCAAGGTACGGTGCTGAAGCTGCCGATTTCAGGGAAGAATTATCATTCAAGCTGGATTCACTAAAAGCGGTAATGGAGAATACCGCTCACGTATCCGTAATGATCGTGATATACCATGAAATGGGTTCGTCCAGCATGACTGTAGCTGGCAAGTGTACTTATTTTGCGGATATTCTTGGTTCTGTTAATTGTGATATATCGGCTCCGGAAACAGGCAGCTGGCCTATGATATCAGCGGAAGGTGTGATTGACCTGTCACCGGATCATATCGTCTGTTTGTATCCGGGAAGAACGGATACGGCTGATATTGCCGCATCGGAAGATAGTTTCTTTGCGGGGCTGGGGTTTGAACCAGACCAGATACACTGTGTTTTTGAATCCTACATAATGATTCCAGGTGGAAGAATCGGCAGAACAGCTGAAAGGATATGTTCTTGCCTGCTCTGA
- a CDS encoding RNA polymerase sigma factor RpoD/SigA translates to MSEEEERELVEEQEKERFNMLESILSIKLGRHLFFEPFQKLIDGDISGRRMIDDSYWSIINNLLPDHRKNELSVILRNMKDRYLNRKSVRDLHLLWHAVEKVGLELFEGLEECRKLVNRRKSLMNLLEDEPVPVITRVLNHESLLKPSIPNSYRAWVLFPLFSSIQNELDLLEVRTGSGIHEYSTAAKRFRKAFQKNADILERFVEANLKLVVSKVRKYYPCSIMEEMDLVQEGCQGLMEAVKRFDYHRGCKLSTFAVWWIRQYIIKAIIRDSRLVRVPASVQKDDSSMNRAIDDYAIENGRMPSLEELAAYMGKDREEIEQLYLTTAPSLSLDHTSEESDATIADFLESRFQQPDVKAMHSDTRDRINTALVSLSDREKTIITLRFGLLDGESCTLQELGRIFGISRERVRQLESRALAKLRRHGLLSTLKENGDL, encoded by the coding sequence ATGTCAGAGGAGGAAGAGAGAGAACTTGTAGAAGAGCAGGAAAAGGAAAGGTTCAATATGCTGGAATCGATCCTTTCAATTAAACTTGGCCGACACCTCTTTTTTGAACCATTCCAAAAGCTGATAGACGGTGATATCTCCGGAAGGAGAATGATTGATGACTCCTACTGGTCCATCATCAATAATCTTCTGCCTGATCACAGGAAAAATGAACTCAGTGTTATTCTCCGGAACATGAAGGATCGCTACCTTAATCGGAAATCAGTGCGTGATCTCCATCTTCTATGGCATGCCGTAGAGAAGGTGGGCTTGGAGCTTTTCGAAGGGCTCGAAGAATGTAGAAAGCTTGTCAATCGACGGAAGAGCCTGATGAATCTTCTGGAAGACGAACCGGTTCCAGTTATTACAAGGGTGCTTAACCACGAATCACTTCTGAAGCCTTCCATTCCGAACAGTTACAGAGCATGGGTGCTTTTCCCCCTGTTTTCATCCATCCAGAACGAACTGGATCTTCTGGAGGTCAGAACAGGTTCGGGTATTCATGAATACTCTACCGCCGCAAAACGTTTCCGGAAAGCGTTTCAGAAAAACGCGGATATTCTTGAGCGGTTCGTTGAAGCGAATCTCAAGCTTGTGGTCTCCAAGGTTCGGAAATATTACCCATGCAGTATAATGGAGGAGATGGATCTTGTTCAGGAAGGATGCCAGGGACTTATGGAGGCTGTCAAACGTTTCGATTACCATCGCGGATGCAAACTCTCCACCTTCGCGGTCTGGTGGATCAGGCAGTACATAATCAAGGCCATCATCAGAGATTCCAGGCTTGTTCGGGTTCCGGCATCGGTGCAGAAAGATGATTCCTCAATGAACAGGGCTATCGATGATTATGCAATTGAGAACGGACGGATGCCTTCACTGGAGGAATTGGCCGCATACATGGGCAAGGACAGGGAAGAAATAGAACAGCTGTATCTTACTACTGCACCTTCACTGTCACTCGATCATACCAGCGAAGAAAGTGACGCAACCATAGCGGATTTCCTGGAGAGCCGTTTTCAGCAGCCTGATGTGAAAGCTATGCATTCCGATACAAGGGATAGGATCAATACAGCGCTTGTTTCCCTTTCCGACAGGGAAAAAACTATAATCACATTGCGCTTCGGACTTCTTGACGGGGAGTCGTGTACTCTTCAGGAGCTTGGAAGAATATTCGGTATCAGCAGGGAAAGGGTCAGACAATTGGAATCCAGAGCCCTTGCCAAACTCAGGAGGCACGGTCTTCTTTCAACACTCAAGGAGAACGGAGATCTATGA
- a CDS encoding ABC transporter ATP-binding protein encodes MPALNISDLSAGYEGNRILSDIDLSIVPGEICGLIGPNGSGKSTLLKSVLQLGVEVSGEIHICGRELSSLSDNQKARLVSYLPQNFNPLSRLTVAETVLLGRHPYRSGWSQDSGRDLETAEKCMLETDTWDLRNRVFSNLSGGEKRLVLLASALAQEPDLLLLDEPGSSLDFKHQLNMWLLLRKLSRRGIAVLVSTHEIALSGRFLDSVLVLSEGKSRAFGSPSDVFTNTILSEVFGVHLFVSQDEKTRSWVIVPEMEQ; translated from the coding sequence TTGCCTGCTCTGAATATCAGCGATCTCAGCGCAGGTTACGAAGGTAACAGAATACTGTCGGACATCGATCTATCTATTGTGCCGGGGGAGATATGCGGGTTGATAGGCCCGAATGGTTCAGGGAAAAGCACGCTTCTCAAAAGCGTTCTTCAGCTTGGAGTTGAAGTTTCGGGTGAAATACACATTTGTGGTAGAGAACTGTCTTCCCTTTCGGACAATCAAAAAGCGAGACTGGTATCGTACCTTCCCCAGAACTTCAACCCCCTTTCCCGATTGACCGTTGCCGAAACGGTACTTCTAGGAAGGCATCCCTACAGAAGCGGGTGGTCGCAGGATTCCGGACGAGATCTCGAAACAGCCGAGAAGTGCATGCTTGAAACGGATACATGGGATCTGAGGAACAGAGTATTTTCGAATCTTTCCGGTGGAGAGAAACGGTTAGTATTGCTTGCATCAGCACTTGCACAGGAACCCGATCTTCTCCTTCTTGATGAACCGGGCTCATCCCTTGATTTCAAACATCAGCTCAATATGTGGTTGCTTTTAAGGAAACTCTCCCGGAGAGGAATTGCTGTTCTTGTCAGCACGCACGAAATCGCGCTTTCCGGACGATTTCTCGATTCAGTACTCGTACTGTCAGAGGGTAAGTCCAGAGCCTTTGGAAGCCCTTCCGATGTTTTCACAAACACGATTCTGTCCGAAGTATTCGGTGTTCATCTTTTTGTCTCACAGGACGAAAAAACCCGATCCTGGGTAATCGTCCCGGAAATGGAGCAATGA
- a CDS encoding iron ABC transporter permease: protein MKKGIASRPSSRFWILLVLLVILAGVLSLFAGPMEHPPAWVIMKLRLPRLVLALLTGSALSVSGCVLQSILRNDLATPYTLGISAGAGLVAGSVIVSGFMMPVMGLVAAGTAGALLAVILVYVLASRGRRVEYGSTLLLAGITMNLVGASILLLFEYFSDASRILEIVRWMMGDMAVIGWSKPLFLVPAVILGMLAVLLRTGVMNQISQGDDIARTRGVSVRRERNLLLASAALLAGSTVGAVGPVGFIGLMVPHIMRRFVGADYRYLVPASALGGMLLVILADSLSRVVVSPAELPIGIVMSLIGGPFFLALLLRSGGKKHRV from the coding sequence ATGAAAAAAGGAATAGCTTCCAGGCCCTCCTCGCGATTCTGGATTCTTCTGGTTCTGTTGGTTATTCTGGCGGGTGTTTTATCACTGTTTGCCGGTCCCATGGAACATCCTCCCGCATGGGTGATAATGAAGCTCAGGCTGCCCAGACTTGTACTTGCTCTGCTTACCGGGAGCGCCCTGTCCGTTTCGGGCTGTGTCCTTCAGTCCATACTGAGGAACGATCTGGCAACCCCCTATACTCTCGGCATATCCGCCGGAGCGGGGCTGGTGGCCGGTTCTGTGATCGTGTCCGGGTTTATGATGCCTGTTATGGGGCTTGTAGCTGCCGGAACCGCGGGAGCTCTCCTGGCTGTCATTCTGGTGTATGTACTGGCTTCCCGGGGCAGGAGAGTGGAGTACGGCTCAACACTTCTTCTGGCAGGGATCACAATGAATCTTGTAGGAGCGTCCATCCTTCTTCTATTCGAGTATTTCAGCGATGCTTCCAGAATTCTGGAAATAGTGCGGTGGATGATGGGTGACATGGCAGTAATAGGATGGAGCAAGCCGCTGTTCCTTGTACCGGCGGTAATTCTGGGAATGCTTGCTGTGCTTTTGAGAACCGGGGTTATGAACCAGATTTCACAGGGTGATGATATCGCTCGAACAAGGGGCGTCTCTGTAAGAAGGGAAAGGAACCTTCTGCTCGCATCCGCTGCTCTGCTTGCGGGATCAACCGTAGGAGCAGTTGGTCCAGTAGGATTTATTGGTTTGATGGTGCCGCATATAATGAGAAGATTCGTCGGAGCCGACTACAGATACCTTGTTCCCGCGTCAGCACTGGGAGGTATGCTGCTTGTCATTCTTGCCGATTCTCTTTCAAGGGTGGTTGTCAGTCCTGCCGAGCTTCCAATAGGTATCGTAATGTCGCTGATAGGCGGACCCTTTTTCCTCGCGCTTTTGCTGCGATCCGGAGGGAAAAAGCATCGTGTGTGA